In Acidaminococcus fermentans DSM 20731, one genomic interval encodes:
- a CDS encoding YSC84-related protein: MKKARTMAATLLATLTLSATALGAVPAVVQAAAGTQPAAAATVTKEDKERAELRTKTYKALLDLYQKKPNSRKAIQNAFGYAVFVDTSYSLGILGGGHGRGRAINQHSGREVFMKMGEMKVGLGLGVRQSNIIFVFGNEDAFNSFITKGWSFGGEAVAAAGDGVSGDALEGSFQVAPGMWMYQVTTKGLAADLTVKGTRFYVDKDLNVDTVVK; the protein is encoded by the coding sequence ATGAAAAAAGCAAGAACGATGGCAGCAACGCTGCTGGCCACACTCACCTTGAGTGCCACGGCGTTGGGAGCGGTACCGGCGGTGGTGCAGGCTGCTGCCGGGACGCAGCCTGCAGCGGCGGCCACGGTGACCAAAGAGGACAAGGAACGGGCGGAACTGCGGACCAAGACCTATAAGGCCCTGCTGGACTTGTACCAGAAGAAGCCCAACTCCCGGAAGGCCATCCAGAACGCCTTCGGCTATGCGGTGTTCGTGGATACCAGCTACAGCCTGGGAATCCTGGGTGGGGGCCATGGCCGGGGTAGGGCCATCAACCAGCACAGCGGCCGGGAAGTATTCATGAAAATGGGTGAGATGAAAGTGGGCCTGGGCCTGGGGGTCCGGCAGTCCAACATCATCTTCGTGTTCGGCAATGAAGACGCCTTCAATTCCTTCATCACCAAAGGCTGGTCCTTTGGGGGCGAAGCGGTGGCCGCCGCCGGAGACGGGGTCAGCGGGGATGCCCTGGAAGGCTCCTTCCAGGTGGCCCCCGGCATGTGGATGTACCAGGTGACCACCAAGGGCCTGGCTGCGGATCTTACGG